From Salarias fasciatus chromosome 5, fSalaFa1.1, whole genome shotgun sequence, a single genomic window includes:
- the LOC115387894 gene encoding metalloproteinase inhibitor 4-like has protein sequence MAVPQERSVCLGLWVLLLLGAGVERAVEGCSCYPAHPQQLFCSAEIVIRAKISGEKIVSPSNSSSPYMKMIQYEIKMIKMFKGFDKAKDIQYVYTPVFSSLCGVKLDSNNKAGYLLSGSMWSDGRISIGQCDLVESWDNLSLSQKKNLNYRYQMGCECRINTCYTVPCASTGENECLWTDWLLDNSLNGEQARQYACIRRSDTSCSWYRGGPPPEKDFLDMTDP, from the exons ATGGCCGTTCCCCAGgagcggagtgtgtgtctggggcTCTGGGTGCTCCTTCTGCTGGGCGCAGGCGTGGAGCGAGCGGTGGAGGGATGTAGCTGCTACCCAGCACACCCACAGCAGCTTTTCTGCAGCGCTGAGATCG TGATCAGGGCAAAGATCTCAGGAGAGAAGATTGTGTCGCCTAGCAACAGCTCCTCACCTTACATGAAGATGATCCAATACGAAATCAAGATGATCAAG ATGTTCAAAGGGTTTGACAAGGCCAAGGATATCCAGTACGTCTACACCCCAGTCTTCTCCTCACTGTGTGGAGTCAAACTGGACTCCAACAATAAGGCGGGCTATCTGCTCTCAG GAAGCATGTGGAGCGACGGCAGGATTTCCATCGGCCAGTGTGACCTGGTGGAGTCCTGGGACAACTTGTCTCTATCGCAAAAGAAGAATCTCAACTACAGATACCAGATGGGCTGCGAGTGCAGA ATCAACACGTGCTACACGGTGCCGTGCGCCTCCACGGGAGAGAACGAGTGCTTGTGGACGGACTGGCTGCTGGATAACAGCCTAAACGGGGAGCAGGCTCGGCAGTACGCCTGCATCCGCCGCTCCGACACGAGCTGCAGCTGGTACCGGGGTGGGCCTCCACCTGAGAAGGACTTCTTGGACATGACTGACCCTTGA